One window from the genome of Diospyros lotus cultivar Yz01 chromosome 11, ASM1463336v1, whole genome shotgun sequence encodes:
- the LOC127812660 gene encoding F-box/FBD/LRR-repeat protein At1g13570-like, producing MASDLQKGCAKKMQGSTLDMISGLPHNVIEEILMRMPIQDAVKTSVLSKKWRFAWVTLPRLVFDDAFYIESRRTLEMLMMTIGRVLLQHRGPILKFELSLSELESCPMMDQLILFLSKNGIQEFILQLPAAVSPTGGRYSLSSSIFSCLQLKHLKLRNCLFNPPLGFEGFSGLLSLELEEVSITSEVISSLISTCPLLEELRLVNCTSFGYLEVIAPNLTCLNFEGRFDAICYKNTPHLARVTVFLFDSVIGEDISKWVAFFSGLPAIEFLELNYGCFELISAGRIPRRLAINLTHLKILKLFAMYLEDANEVSSVLCLIRSAPNLEKIVILAYTDDEFEVDEPVLKPLEEQGWWDISLNRLREVELQPTSDKGFQLEFIKVLLATSPVLEKMVIDLSSLPFLETNRFLKEVAQFERLSPLAEVSYDAI from the exons ATGGCTAGTGACTTGCAAAAAGGTTGTGCAAAGAAAATGCAAGGCTCAACTTTAGACATGATCAGTGGCCTCCCTCACAACGTGATAGAAGAGATTCTAATGCGCATGCCAATACAGGATGCAGTGAAGACAAGTGTTCTCTCAAAGAAATGGAGGTTTGCTTGGGTGACACTTCCCCGGCTTGTATTTGATGATGCATTCTACATAGAATCAAGGAGAACACTGGAAATGCTTATGATGACTATTGGTCGAGTTCTACTCCAACACCGTGGACCAATACTCAAGTTTGAACTATCCTTATCAGAACTGGAAAGTTGTCCTATGATGGATCAACTGATactttttttgtcaaaaaatggTATCCAGGAATTCATCCTTCAATTGCCAGCTGCAGTTTCTCCGACAGGTGGACGTTATAGTTTGTcatcctcaattttttcatgtCTACAGCTTAAGCATTTGAAACTACGTAATTGCCTTTTCAATCCTCCTCTGGGATTTGAAGGATTTAGCGGGCTCCTTTCCTTGGAGCTTGAGGAAGTTTCTATTACTTCTGAGGTCATCTCCAGTTTGATCTCCACTTGCCCACTACTTGAAGAGCTGAGACTTGTGAATTGCACCAGCTTCGGTTACCTTGAAGTTATTGCACCTAATCTTACATGCTTAAATTTTGAGGGCCGTTTTGATGCCATATGCTACAAAAATACCCCCCACCTTGCTAGAGTTACAGTTTTTTTGTTCGATTCTGTTATTGGGGAAGACATATCTAAGTGGGTTGCGTTTTTTTCTGGTCTACCTGCCATTGAGTTTTTGGAGTTGAACTATGGTTGTTTTGAG TTGATTTCTGCAGGTCGCATACCAAGAAGACTTGCAATTAACTTGACCCATCTCAAGATTCTCAAGTTGTTTGCTATGTATCTAGAGGATGCCAATGAGGTCTCAAGTGTTCTTTGTTTAATTAGAAGCGCCCCAAACTtggaaaaaattgtaattttg GCATATACTGATGATGAATTTGAAGTTGATGAACCTGTTCTAAAACCTTTAGAAGAGCAAGGATGGTGGGATATCTCTTTAAATCGGCTTCGGGAAGTGGAATTGCAACCAACATCAGACAAAGGGTTTCAATTGGAGTTCATTAAGGTTCTGTTAGCCACATCACCCGTCCTGGAGAAAATGGTTATTGATCTAAGTTCGTTGCCGTTTCTTGAAACAAATAGGTTCTTGAAAGAGGTGGCACAATTTGAGCGCTTATCACCTCTAGCAGAAGTCTCTTATGACGCAATTTAG
- the LOC127812825 gene encoding F-box/FBD/LRR-repeat protein At1g13570-like produces MAGELQRGCVNKMQGSTLISHLPDNVIEEILIRMPIQDAVRTSILSRKWWNAWLRLPQLVFDEGFYRNSMRRSNNDLMITINDLMLKHFKLRSCLVGPPPRFNGFNRLLSLELKDVSITSEVFSSLISICPQLEELKLVTCTDLCDLEITAPKLTCLYLEGAFSSIWIQNSPDLTRVTIFLYDVMRTEQFFDWVTLFAGLPVVEVLELDCGILQLIPVGGIPRRLPTDLSHLKILKFYEMNLQDEDEVSTILCFIRSSPNMERIEVQMDIDGIPDDDALREVELELASGVGFDLEFIKVILATSPVLEKMDIDLTLLSDMGRYRFLKEVLGDMDDC; encoded by the exons ATGGCTGGTGAATTGCAAAGAGGCTGTGTGAACAAAATGCAAGGCTCAACTCTGATCAGTCACCTTCCCGACAATGTGATAGAAGAAATACTAATACGCATGCCGATACAGGATGCGGTTAGGACAAGTATTTTGTCAAGGAAATGGTGGAATGCGTGGTTGAGACTTCCGCAGCTTGTATTTGATGAAGGATTCTACAGAAATTCAATGAGAAGATCAAACAATGACCTTATGATAACTATCAATGACCTTATG CTTAAGCATTTCAAATTGCGTTCCTGCTTGGTTGGCCCTCCTCCTAGATTTAATGGATTTAACAGGCTCCTTTCTCTGGAGCTCAAGGATGTTTCCATTACTTCGGAGGTGTTTTCTAGTTTGATTTCTATTTGTCCACAGCTAGAGGAACTGAAACTTGTAACTTGCACTGACTTATGTGACCTTGAAATCACTGCCCCAAAGCTTACATGCTTATATCTTGAAGGTGCTTTCAGTTCTATATGGATCCAAAATAGCCCTGATCTTACTAGGGTTACAATTTTTTTGTATGATGTCATGAGGACGGAACAATTTTTTGACTGGGTCACACTATTTGCTGGTCTACCTGTCGTTGAAGTTTTGGAGTTGGATTGTGGTATTCTTCAG TTAATTCCTGTAGGTGGCATACCAAGGAGACTTCCAACTGATTTGAGCCATCTTAAGATTCTCAAGTTCTATGAAATGAATCTACAGGATGAGGATGAGGTCTCGACTATTCTGTGCTTCATTAGAAGCTCCCCTAACATGGAAAGAATTGAAGTTCAG ATGGATATTGATGGAATACCAGATGACGATGCT CTTCGGGAAGTGGAATTGGAACTGGCATCAGGCGTAGGATTTGACTTGGAGTTCATTAAGGTTATATTAGCCACATCGCCTGTCCTGGAGAAAATGGATATTGATCTAACTTTATTGAGTGATATGGGAAGATATAGGTTCTTGAAGGAG GTACTTGGTGATATGGATGACTGCTGA